One window from the genome of Pedobacter schmidteae encodes:
- a CDS encoding efflux RND transporter periplasmic adaptor subunit, which produces MDKLIEKKRFSKKRIGIAVGILLFVMVVAYGYSLSLTKVYKADADKVVLNKVLYGDFEDVVLLNASVVPLTSVIVSSPEGGTVAEIFTENGASVVKGTPLLRVANPNALSGYTSSETSITEQINQLRKLRLDLEQNQRVISQDMMEVENSLRTATRKYNTDSILFAKKVITRQEFEISSQDYEYFQGRKKILREAVRQENQSRVMQLKQIDVSINNMNESLQTIRQNIENMTIKAPVSGKLSSYDPVIGKSYGANEMLGKIDVMQGYKLQAAVDEYYVNRVKEGQTASCEFDGQNYRLTVKKVIPEITAGQFQIELSFDSKSPVDLKRGLTLSVKLTLSDNSKSLLLSQGQFFQSTGGAWVFVIKDGKATKRNIKIGRKNFKYYEVTEGLQKGEEVITSSYDQFSQYDLVEISK; this is translated from the coding sequence ATGGATAAGCTTATAGAGAAAAAGAGGTTTAGTAAAAAAAGAATAGGAATTGCTGTGGGGATTTTGCTATTTGTTATGGTGGTAGCTTATGGCTACAGTTTATCGTTAACAAAAGTGTATAAAGCGGATGCTGATAAAGTGGTGCTGAATAAAGTGCTGTACGGCGATTTTGAAGATGTAGTTTTATTGAACGCAAGTGTAGTTCCTTTGACCTCTGTAATTGTGAGTTCGCCGGAAGGTGGCACAGTAGCTGAAATATTTACCGAAAATGGGGCTAGCGTTGTAAAAGGTACTCCTTTATTGCGGGTGGCAAATCCCAATGCGCTATCTGGCTACACTTCAAGCGAAACCAGCATTACAGAACAAATCAATCAATTGCGTAAATTGAGGCTCGATTTGGAACAAAACCAACGTGTCATTAGTCAGGATATGATGGAGGTAGAGAATAGTTTACGGACGGCAACCAGAAAATACAACACGGACAGCATATTGTTTGCCAAAAAAGTGATTACTAGGCAGGAGTTTGAAATTTCGAGTCAGGATTATGAGTACTTTCAGGGCCGGAAAAAAATACTCAGAGAAGCGGTCAGACAGGAAAATCAAAGTCGCGTAATGCAGCTGAAGCAAATTGATGTTTCTATAAACAATATGAATGAGAGTTTACAAACCATCAGACAAAATATTGAAAATATGACCATTAAAGCGCCCGTTTCTGGTAAGCTGTCATCCTACGATCCGGTGATTGGTAAATCTTATGGTGCAAATGAAATGTTGGGCAAGATAGATGTGATGCAGGGCTATAAGCTGCAGGCAGCTGTAGATGAATATTATGTAAACAGGGTGAAAGAAGGGCAAACTGCCAGCTGCGAATTTGACGGTCAAAATTACCGGCTGACGGTAAAAAAAGTGATTCCGGAAATTACTGCAGGTCAGTTTCAGATTGAGTTAAGCTTCGACAGCAAATCGCCGGTCGACTTAAAAAGAGGTTTAACACTTTCTGTAAAATTGACCTTGTCTGACAATAGTAAATCTTTGCTTTTGAGCCAGGGGCAGTTTTTCCAAAGTACAGGCGGGGCCTGGGTATTTGTGATTAAGGATGGTAAGGCAACAAAAAGAAATATAAAAATTGGCCGTAAAAACTTTAAATACTATGAAGTAACTGAAGGACTGCAAAAGGGTGAAGAGGTGATTACTTCATCCTATGATCAGTTTAGCCAATACGATTTAGTAGAAATCAGTAAATAG
- a CDS encoding ABC transporter ATP-binding protein codes for MIRIEHLEKVYKTEEVETTALNGIQLHVKAGEFVSIMGPSGCGKSTLLNVMGLLDKPERGSYKFMDTELLTLTERERSNFRKRNMGFVFQNFNLIDELTVFENIELPLIYNKVPSGERKRLVNEMINRMNIVNRAGHFPQQLSGGQQQRVAVARALVTKPKLVLADEPTGNLDSSHGNEVMELLCELNEAGTTIVMVTHSAHDASFSNRIINLKDGHVISEKVNRGRTEELI; via the coding sequence ATGATAAGAATTGAGCATCTGGAAAAGGTATACAAAACAGAGGAGGTTGAAACTACCGCATTAAATGGCATTCAGCTGCATGTTAAGGCTGGAGAATTTGTGTCGATAATGGGACCATCGGGCTGTGGCAAATCCACGCTTTTAAATGTGATGGGACTGTTGGACAAACCCGAACGTGGTAGTTACAAATTTATGGATACCGAATTGCTGACTTTAACTGAGCGCGAGCGGTCCAATTTTAGAAAACGAAATATGGGCTTTGTGTTTCAGAACTTCAACCTGATTGATGAGCTTACTGTTTTTGAAAATATAGAGCTCCCGTTAATTTACAATAAAGTCCCTTCCGGAGAAAGAAAACGGCTGGTTAATGAAATGATCAACCGGATGAATATTGTAAATCGCGCAGGGCATTTTCCGCAACAACTTTCGGGCGGGCAGCAGCAGCGGGTGGCAGTTGCCAGGGCTTTGGTTACCAAACCTAAGCTGGTGTTGGCTGATGAGCCTACGGGTAACCTGGACAGTTCGCACGGTAATGAAGTGATGGAGCTTTTGTGCGAATTGAATGAAGCCGGAACAACCATTGTGATGGTAACCCATTCTGCCCATGACGCAAGTTTCTCTAACCGCATCATCAACCTGAAGGATGGTCATGTCATTTCCGAGAAAGTAAATAGAGGACGTACCGAAGAATTGATTTAG
- a CDS encoding ABC transporter ATP-binding protein yields the protein MISIQNIEKYYANKGGKSYVLRHVTTNIHSGEFVSIMGPSGAGKSTLLSILGMLEEPTYGAYQFMGQDVLSINERKRIELYRNHIGFVFQAYHLIDEMTVAENIEVPLLYKKVASAERKSRLASILDRFDLGDKKDLFPNQLSGGQQQLVGVARALIAEPAVILADEPTGSLQSVQALQIMDLFKKLNEEGVTIIQVTHSEVNAAYGDRVLHLLDGVIKE from the coding sequence ATGATATCGATACAGAATATTGAAAAATATTACGCCAATAAAGGCGGAAAAAGTTATGTACTGAGACACGTGACCACAAATATTCATTCGGGCGAATTTGTGTCGATAATGGGGCCATCCGGAGCGGGAAAATCTACTTTGCTAAGCATACTGGGCATGTTAGAAGAGCCCACATATGGCGCATATCAATTTATGGGACAAGATGTATTGTCGATAAATGAGCGTAAGCGAATTGAACTGTACCGTAACCATATTGGTTTTGTGTTTCAGGCCTATCACCTGATTGATGAGATGACCGTAGCCGAGAATATTGAGGTTCCGTTATTATACAAAAAAGTTGCTTCAGCGGAACGTAAAAGCAGACTGGCCAGTATTTTAGATCGTTTTGATTTGGGCGATAAAAAAGATTTATTCCCCAATCAATTGTCGGGTGGCCAGCAGCAACTGGTAGGGGTGGCGCGGGCATTAATTGCCGAGCCTGCTGTTATTTTGGCTGATGAGCCCACAGGGAGCCTGCAATCGGTGCAAGCTTTACAGATTATGGATCTGTTTAAAAAACTAAATGAAGAAGGAGTGACCATTATTCAGGTTACTCACTCGGAAGTAAACGCAGCTTATGGCGATAGGGTGTTACACCTGTTGGATGGAGTAATTAAAGAATAA